In Patescibacteria group bacterium, a single window of DNA contains:
- the rpsT gene encoding 30S ribosomal protein S20, which translates to MPVTVSAKRALRGSTKKGIINLSIIKKLEAAIRQAKKSKSDKAIKSAMSLADRAAKKHTIHKNKAARIKSSLSKLNKTSKKK; encoded by the coding sequence ATGCCAGTAACAGTATCAGCAAAAAGAGCGTTAAGAGGTTCCACAAAAAAAGGAATCATTAATTTATCTATTATAAAAAAGCTTGAGGCAGCAATTAGACAAGCAAAAAAATCAAAAAGCGATAAAGCAATTAAATCTGCAATGTCTCTTGCAGATCGTGCTGCTAAAAAGCACACTATTCATAAAAACAAAGCTGCAAGAATCAAATCCTCTCTCTCAAAGTTAAATAAAACTTCAAAGAAAAAATAA
- a CDS encoding fibronectin type III domain-containing protein produces MKAKIPSVLAIFILLTAITSSVFIINEAKVFTSNADTLDNPQDVRVTNIESNSFTVTWLTDNPSIGFVEYSGNGQTNESEITTKTLTHFVKITNLQNNTNYSFRINSSGSFFDNLPVSSAVTKNSSTNTQIISGQVFDKDNFPAKNALVYIVEGNSNFASIVTPSGNWIATIPKVDGNTLLQILVESSVTSIASAKINLQDANPVPLIILGNAYDFRNQTNNTGSNQVPSVQINLP; encoded by the coding sequence ATGAAAGCAAAAATTCCAAGTGTCCTAGCAATTTTTATTTTATTAACTGCTATTACTTCGTCTGTTTTTATAATCAACGAAGCAAAAGTTTTTACTTCAAATGCAGACACTCTCGACAATCCTCAAGATGTAAGAGTTACAAATATTGAAAGCAATTCTTTTACTGTCACTTGGCTGACAGATAATCCTTCAATTGGTTTTGTAGAATATTCAGGAAACGGCCAAACAAACGAAAGTGAAATCACAACCAAAACTCTAACTCATTTTGTAAAAATAACCAATCTGCAAAATAATACCAATTATTCATTTCGTATAAACTCAAGTGGTAGCTTTTTTGACAATTTGCCCGTTTCATCAGCGGTAACAAAAAATTCTTCAACAAATACTCAAATCATTTCTGGACAAGTCTTTGACAAAGATAATTTTCCAGCCAAAAACGCTTTGGTTTATATTGTCGAAGGAAATAGTAATTTTGCAAGTATTGTTACTCCAAGCGGAAATTGGATAGCAACAATTCCAAAAGTTGATGGTAATACTCTTTTACAAATCCTTGTTGAAAGCTCGGTAACTTCAATTGCATCCGCAAAAATTAATTTACAGGACGCAAATCCAGTTCCTTTAATAATTCTTGGAAACGCTTACGATTTCAGAAATCAAACTAATAACACAGGTTCAAATCAAGTTCCATCTGTACAGATAAATCTTCCCTAA
- a CDS encoding nucleotide exchange factor GrpE yields the protein MKQKKQENKKENIEVEILKNQLARTLADYDNLQKRTQEEKITWIKFATEKLIQNLLPVLDGFEMAQKHLKDAGLAITVGQFKDVLKQEGLEEINPKVDETFDENTMEAIEIVEDKEKNNQIAEVLTNGWKFMDGMVVRHARVKVFKKNEAEKAS from the coding sequence ATGAAACAAAAGAAACAGGAAAATAAAAAAGAAAATATTGAAGTTGAGATACTTAAAAATCAACTTGCTCGCACTCTTGCTGATTATGATAATCTGCAAAAGAGAACCCAAGAAGAAAAAATCACATGGATAAAATTTGCAACTGAAAAATTAATTCAAAACCTACTTCCTGTGCTTGATGGTTTTGAAATGGCACAAAAACATTTGAAAGATGCTGGGCTTGCAATAACAGTTGGACAATTTAAGGATGTTTTAAAACAAGAAGGACTTGAGGAGATAAATCCAAAAGTTGATGAAACTTTTGATGAAAATACAATGGAGGCAATTGAAATAGTTGAAGATAAAGAAAAGAATAATCAAATTGCTGAAGTTTTAACAAATGGATGGAAATTTATGGACGGAATGGTTGTAAGGCATGCAAGAGTAAAAGTTTTTAAGAAAAATGAGGCTGAAAAAGCCTCTTGA
- the murJ gene encoding murein biosynthesis integral membrane protein MurJ, protein MNQILNKSKKIFLSEQTSILSAANVIMVMTFSSLILGLLQKRVILTFFDQDQFSLFSAAFRLPDLVFSVLVYGMFASAFIPIFTKLLRRGNKEAWETASRTVNICLISFAFFAILIGIFADQFYSLIAPGYTGAEIHLIANLARVMFFAQGIFVISYVLTSVLESLRRFLIPALAPVFYNLGLIIGTVLLHKQLGLMAPAVGVVLGALTHFLIQLPLAYQLGFRFGKNIKPNDGVKDIAKLAAPRLVDLGFQQIADTVVLYFASLISVASYGYFTLANSLQAAPVRLFGTSLAKAALPTLTRENENLPKFRDILFRTIYQMFFLVAPVVTLLIVLRIPIVRILFGTYKFDWDATVETGMVLTGFSVGIVFQTFVPMLARGFYALHDTQTPVIISVIGDSFVIVSSIFLVSSLHMSSWALGFAYSIGAFIETIILLIVLKRKIKNFSLVKVILPLSKTFFACIVSGGVMYYLLKFFDKWDPIKIARPIAFQTLVIDTRYTLNLIVLTGLVAIIGMVIYIVLSFVLKSQELNDIWMTIWSKRGFILRTPTEPAEDLENGVS, encoded by the coding sequence ATGAATCAAATTCTTAATAAGTCCAAGAAAATATTTTTATCAGAGCAGACTTCAATCCTTTCTGCTGCAAATGTAATTATGGTGATGACATTTTCATCGCTTATTTTGGGATTGCTGCAAAAGCGTGTGATATTAACCTTTTTTGATCAGGACCAATTTTCGCTTTTTTCTGCAGCATTTAGATTGCCTGATCTTGTTTTTTCTGTTCTTGTTTATGGAATGTTTGCTTCTGCTTTTATACCGATTTTTACAAAATTACTTCGACGAGGGAATAAAGAAGCATGGGAGACTGCAAGCCGCACTGTAAATATTTGTTTAATTTCATTTGCCTTTTTTGCAATACTGATTGGGATTTTTGCAGACCAATTTTATTCTTTGATTGCACCAGGATATACAGGAGCTGAGATTCATTTAATTGCAAACTTGGCACGGGTGATGTTTTTTGCACAAGGAATTTTTGTGATTAGTTATGTATTAACTAGTGTTCTTGAATCTTTGAGAAGATTTTTGATTCCTGCACTTGCTCCTGTATTTTATAATTTGGGATTAATAATTGGAACAGTGCTACTTCATAAACAACTTGGGCTTATGGCACCTGCTGTTGGAGTAGTTCTTGGAGCATTAACGCATTTTTTGATTCAATTACCACTTGCTTATCAGCTTGGATTTAGATTTGGAAAAAATATAAAACCAAACGACGGAGTGAAAGATATTGCAAAACTTGCTGCTCCAAGGCTTGTTGATTTGGGATTTCAACAAATTGCTGATACAGTCGTGCTTTATTTTGCATCTTTAATTTCTGTTGCTTCTTATGGATATTTTACCCTTGCCAATTCATTACAGGCTGCGCCTGTCCGGCTTTTTGGAACAAGTTTGGCAAAGGCAGCACTGCCAACTTTAACTCGGGAAAATGAAAACTTACCAAAATTCCGCGATATTTTATTTAGGACAATTTACCAAATGTTTTTTTTGGTTGCTCCTGTTGTTACTTTATTGATAGTTCTTCGTATTCCTATTGTTAGAATTTTATTTGGAACTTATAAATTTGATTGGGATGCAACAGTCGAGACAGGGATGGTATTAACGGGATTTAGCGTAGGGATCGTCTTTCAGACTTTTGTGCCAATGCTTGCGAGAGGGTTTTATGCACTTCATGATACGCAAACTCCTGTAATTATTTCTGTAATTGGAGATTCGTTTGTGATTGTATCAAGTATATTTTTGGTAAGTAGCCTTCACATGTCTTCCTGGGCACTTGGATTTGCTTATTCGATTGGCGCTTTCATTGAAACAATAATTTTACTGATTGTTTTGAAACGTAAAATCAAAAACTTTTCTTTGGTCAAAGTAATATTGCCATTGTCAAAAACATTCTTTGCTTGCATTGTTTCAGGGGGAGTAATGTATTATTTACTTAAGTTTTTTGATAAATGGGATCCTATCAAAATAGCAAGACCAATTGCATTTCAGACGCTTGTAATTGATACAAGATATACTCTTAATTTGATTGTGCTTACAGGGCTTGTTGCAATTATTGGGATGGTTATATATATAGTATTGTCTTTTGTTTTGAAGTCACAGGAGTTAAATGACATATGGATGACAATTTGGTCGAAGAGAGGATTTATTTTGCGAACACCTACAGAACCAGCCGAAGACCTTGAAAACGGAGTATCGTGA
- a CDS encoding PilN domain-containing protein, whose amino-acid sequence MAKKIKEKQINLLPQEEFEASTFGRTLKWVLTTFRYIVIATEMIVMAAFLSRFVLDAKSSQLIDDINQKKTIVSSYSIFENKFRQTQSQIALFATYNVASNNLSPILDEISGKIPSDIILTETNINGSKLELTGTTQNQNDISLFLQSLNSGTNFTSAAVTSVNAKEGNPDLTFMITATIKGRANGN is encoded by the coding sequence ATGGCTAAAAAAATCAAAGAAAAACAAATTAATCTTCTTCCCCAAGAAGAATTTGAAGCTTCAACATTCGGCCGTACTCTAAAATGGGTCTTAACTACATTTCGTTATATTGTTATAGCTACAGAAATGATTGTTATGGCTGCCTTCTTGTCTCGTTTTGTCCTTGATGCCAAATCTTCGCAGTTGATAGACGATATAAACCAAAAAAAAACCATTGTCTCTTCATATTCCATTTTTGAAAATAAATTTCGTCAAACCCAGTCTCAAATTGCCCTCTTTGCAACTTATAATGTAGCATCCAATAATTTAAGCCCAATTCTAGACGAAATAAGCGGTAAAATTCCCTCAGATATTATTCTGACAGAAACAAATATTAACGGATCAAAACTAGAATTAACAGGCACCACCCAAAACCAAAACGACATTTCTTTATTTCTTCAAAGTTTAAATTCAGGAACAAATTTCACAAGCGCTGCCGTAACTTCAGTTAACGCAAAAGAAGGAAATCCTGATTTAACTTTCATGATAACTGCGACAATTAAAGGGAGGGCAAATGGCAACTAA